The following coding sequences are from one Candidatus Bathyarchaeota archaeon window:
- a CDS encoding SDR family oxidoreductase has translation MNGVKTLLITGASKGIGKVTAQLFAENGYDVAVNYNTDAKGANEAAEYIRKVGRRALVIQADVSDSRQVEELVRRTVEGLGRIDILVNNAAIQSMFKIEELSEEVWDRTIDVNLKSAFLCCKAVVPIMKKQKGGKIINISSVAARNGGILGPHYASSKAGMLGLTRYLAKELAPFNILVNSVTPALIGDAGSIATMSEEQKEALRRQIPLGRLGRSIDVAKAILFLAENDFVTGQTIDVNGGWYIT, from the coding sequence TTGAATGGTGTCAAGACTTTACTTATTACAGGAGCAAGTAAAGGGATTGGTAAGGTTACGGCGCAGCTCTTCGCCGAGAATGGTTACGATGTAGCTGTGAACTATAACACTGACGCCAAGGGTGCAAATGAGGCCGCTGAATATATTCGTAAGGTTGGTAGGAGGGCCCTGGTGATTCAGGCAGATGTCTCTGATAGTAGGCAGGTTGAGGAGTTGGTTAGGAGGACCGTTGAAGGTTTAGGCCGGATAGATATCCTCGTCAATAATGCGGCAATCCAGTCGATGTTCAAGATCGAGGAGTTGAGTGAGGAGGTTTGGGATAGGACGATAGACGTGAACTTGAAGAGCGCATTCCTCTGCTGTAAGGCAGTTGTTCCAATCATGAAGAAGCAGAAGGGTGGGAAGATCATCAATATATCGTCTGTTGCGGCGAGGAACGGAGGAATACTTGGACCTCACTACGCATCATCCAAGGCTGGAATGTTGGGTTTGACAAGATACTTAGCCAAAGAACTTGCCCCATTCAACATCCTGGTGAACTCGGTGACACCAGCCCTGATAGGTGATGCAGGTTCAATAGCAACCATGAGTGAGGAGCAGAAGGAGGCTTTGAGGAGGCAGATACCCCTAGGGAGGCTCGGTAGGTCAATAGATGTTGCCAAGGCCATACTCTTCCTCGCCGAGAACGATTTTGTGACAGGGCAGACAATTGATGTGAACGGCGGCTGGTACATAACCTGA
- a CDS encoding ABC transporter ATP-binding protein translates to MDAVKVKGLTKKYGENVALNNINFECHEKEFLCFLGRPGAGKTTLLRIIAGLEKPDEGEVYIRGSLVNEVIPSKRDVAMVFQNLALYTGWTVYNNIASPLRAHKVPEEEIKKRVKEVAQLLRIEHLLDRTPVFASGGEKQRIAIARALVRRPQVYLMDEPLSNLDALLRLGMRVELKRMQRELGQTIIYVTPDQLEAMSMADRIALIHRGIIHQIADPETIYRHPATKTVAGFIGSPSMNFIDGSVCEVNGKTILDCGAFKLDISKYRQVLEESSAGSELILGIRPEHLTVSHDKISPDAMESLVVMEEPLGAETILHLKVGKIPMKAITPPTFHTIYGETVWTKIDMERIHLIDPKTEKVIL, encoded by the coding sequence ATGGATGCGGTAAAAGTCAAGGGCTTGACCAAGAAATATGGTGAGAACGTTGCCCTGAACAATATAAACTTCGAATGTCACGAAAAAGAATTTCTATGCTTCTTGGGAAGGCCAGGTGCAGGTAAGACAACACTTCTCCGAATAATAGCTGGACTCGAGAAGCCTGATGAAGGTGAAGTATACATCAGAGGTAGCCTAGTGAATGAAGTCATCCCAAGCAAGAGAGACGTGGCCATGGTATTCCAGAACCTAGCCCTATACACAGGCTGGACAGTATACAACAATATCGCCTCACCCTTACGTGCCCACAAGGTCCCTGAAGAAGAGATAAAGAAGAGGGTCAAGGAGGTAGCTCAGCTATTAAGGATCGAGCATCTACTGGATAGAACTCCAGTATTTGCAAGTGGCGGCGAGAAGCAGAGAATAGCCATAGCGAGGGCCCTCGTCAGGAGACCCCAAGTATACTTGATGGATGAGCCCCTATCAAACCTAGACGCCCTACTGAGGTTGGGTATGAGGGTTGAGTTGAAGAGGATGCAGAGGGAGCTCGGCCAGACAATAATCTATGTAACCCCAGACCAGCTCGAAGCCATGAGCATGGCTGACAGAATAGCCCTCATACATAGAGGCATCATACATCAAATAGCGGACCCAGAAACTATCTATAGACATCCAGCGACGAAGACCGTTGCAGGATTTATAGGCAGCCCATCAATGAACTTCATAGACGGCTCGGTATGTGAGGTTAATGGTAAGACTATTCTAGACTGTGGGGCATTCAAACTCGACATCTCAAAATATAGGCAAGTACTTGAGGAGTCCAGTGCAGGTTCAGAACTTATCTTAGGTATCAGGCCTGAACACTTGACGGTCAGTCACGATAAGATATCACCGGACGCTATGGAGTCTCTGGTGGTTATGGAGGAACCCCTTGGAGCTGAGACGATCTTACATTTGAAGGTCGGCAAGATCCCTATGAAAGCTATTACGCCGCCAACCTTCCACACGATATATGGTGAAACTGTCTGGACCAAAATAGACATGGAGAGAATACATTTAATCGATCCCAAGACCGAGAAGGTTATACTTTGA
- a CDS encoding HesA/MoeB/ThiF family protein, translating into MDLAGYELERYDRQLKIGGWGKEGQMKLKSSKVVVAGAGGLGCPASIYLVASGFGKVRIIDDEKVELSNLNRQILHWTNDIGVFKVDSASLKLRSLNPNVEVEGLKCKITRENVHEMIKGFNVVVDAMDNYRTRYILNEACIREGIPFIHGAVYGFEGQLTTIIPHITPCLSCIFPQVPPEVEKPPVVGTTPALIATLQVTEAIKLITGIGKNALGRLLIYDGTDMSFQEIKVQRNPECPVCGT; encoded by the coding sequence ATGGATCTGGCTGGGTATGAGCTTGAACGCTATGATAGGCAACTTAAGATAGGCGGTTGGGGAAAGGAGGGTCAAATGAAATTGAAGTCCTCCAAGGTCGTCGTGGCTGGTGCAGGGGGTCTAGGATGTCCAGCATCCATATACTTAGTCGCAAGCGGTTTCGGGAAAGTCAGGATCATCGATGATGAGAAGGTTGAGTTAAGCAATTTGAACAGACAGATCCTACATTGGACGAATGACATTGGAGTTTTCAAAGTTGACTCCGCATCTTTGAAGCTCAGGAGTCTGAACCCAAACGTTGAGGTTGAGGGTCTGAAATGTAAAATAACTAGAGAGAACGTCCATGAGATGATAAAGGGATTCAATGTTGTAGTAGATGCTATGGACAATTACAGAACTAGATACATTCTGAATGAGGCCTGTATTAGGGAGGGGATACCTTTCATCCATGGAGCAGTTTACGGCTTTGAGGGGCAGCTCACCACTATCATACCTCATATCACACCCTGCCTCTCATGCATCTTTCCGCAGGTCCCGCCTGAAGTAGAGAAACCCCCAGTCGTCGGCACGACACCGGCCCTAATAGCAACCCTTCAAGTCACAGAAGCTATCAAACTCATAACAGGCATAGGTAAGAACGCGCTTGGTAGGCTCCTAATATATGATGGAACAGACATGTCCTTTCAGGAGATAAAGGTTCAGAGAAACCCTGAATGTCCAGTATGCGGAACCTAA
- a CDS encoding type II toxin-antitoxin system VapC family toxin: MNKNELAYFLDSTTLIHAIDKNAEYHRECIDIIIKASKGIISAATSLETLEETLFILSKLTSLQTAIRAVNDYLKMTRIKKYEMALNTFINALEIMEITQLKRPKDAINIATMLEHNISKIISEDEEYDRVGLIKRVHPKDL, from the coding sequence TTGAACAAAAACGAACTTGCATATTTCTTAGATTCTACAACACTCATACATGCCATAGATAAGAATGCAGAATATCATAGAGAATGCATAGATATCATAATAAAAGCATCTAAAGGAATAATAAGCGCGGCCACCAGTTTAGAAACCCTAGAAGAGACTCTCTTCATCTTATCTAAACTCACATCTTTACAAACTGCCATTCGTGCCGTCAACGATTACCTAAAAATGACCAGAATTAAGAAATATGAAATGGCCTTAAACACTTTCATAAACGCCCTTGAAATAATGGAGATTACACAACTTAAAAGGCCAAAAGATGCAATAAATATTGCGACGATGCTTGAACACAATATATCCAAGATAATCAGCGAGGACGAAGAGTATGATAGAGTAGGTTTGATCAAAAGAGTACATCCAAAAGATCTTTAG
- a CDS encoding MFS transporter — MRRFWSICVTHMFIEIYLLTQVALIPVFIQEFNLSLIEASLVASIPSMVQLFMIIPSGILAERFDTGRILSLSMLIEGGAALFLSQTKSFYMLILGVSVLKASSAIYHISGLSQISRDEKIETMSRSMGFHNTLGCLGSGLGVLSLSFFLTAAGWRWVYVFWAFPIFVWAIVISRFLIPIRCLPGEFKVERPAWPTQIRGLISAGFMIFLVAVGLREFGTTGASTFMTTYLVGVKGLTETVASLIFGLGPLTGIVGSLLGGYLGERLGAKRALGLAILGCAIILPTLTLPIRIYLIAIAYLIYSTLSQSTYVPMNTLVTNLTPAKSRGYGFSAYFFTENLVMSFAPTVMAGVISLYGLPYFIQFSIGFMLAGLLALQPLKVLKSSRS, encoded by the coding sequence ATGAGGCGTTTCTGGAGCATCTGCGTAACTCACATGTTCATCGAGATATACCTGCTGACTCAGGTCGCCTTGATACCTGTCTTCATACAAGAGTTTAACTTAAGCCTAATTGAAGCGTCTTTAGTGGCCTCTATTCCAAGCATGGTCCAGTTGTTCATGATCATTCCTTCAGGCATCTTAGCCGAACGTTTCGACACAGGAAGAATCCTTTCATTAAGCATGTTAATTGAGGGCGGAGCCGCACTATTCTTGAGTCAGACTAAGAGCTTCTATATGTTGATTTTGGGCGTATCCGTGCTCAAAGCCTCATCGGCAATATACCATATCTCAGGATTGAGCCAGATAAGCAGAGATGAAAAGATTGAGACGATGAGTAGATCTATGGGGTTCCACAATACTCTGGGATGTTTAGGGTCAGGGCTGGGGGTACTCAGCCTCAGCTTCTTCCTCACGGCTGCTGGGTGGAGGTGGGTCTACGTCTTCTGGGCTTTTCCAATATTTGTTTGGGCCATAGTAATCTCAAGATTTCTTATACCGATTAGATGTTTGCCTGGAGAGTTCAAAGTTGAAAGACCCGCTTGGCCTACTCAAATTCGAGGCCTCATATCCGCAGGGTTCATGATCTTTCTAGTTGCGGTTGGATTGAGGGAGTTTGGAACGACGGGAGCCTCAACATTTATGACCACATATCTTGTAGGTGTAAAGGGCCTAACTGAAACGGTGGCAAGCCTAATATTCGGTTTAGGCCCATTAACAGGGATTGTCGGCTCACTGCTCGGAGGCTACTTAGGTGAACGGTTAGGCGCCAAGAGGGCCCTAGGCCTAGCGATTCTAGGCTGTGCAATAATCCTTCCAACTCTCACCTTACCCATTCGGATCTACCTAATCGCAATAGCATACCTCATCTATTCAACCTTGAGTCAAAGCACATACGTTCCTATGAACACATTAGTTACGAATCTCACCCCAGCAAAAAGTAGGGGGTATGGGTTCAGTGCTTACTTCTTTACCGAAAACCTCGTCATGTCCTTCGCCCCCACCGTTATGGCTGGTGTGATAAGCCTGTATGGTCTGCCATACTTTATACAATTCAGCATCGGATTCATGTTAGCCGGCTTGCTGGCTCTACAACCTTTGAAGGTCCTGAAATCCAGCCGGAGTTAA
- a CDS encoding carbohydrate ABC transporter permease: protein MAKKKVRRIVKFIIMGILLVPFLFPIYWMVTTAFKPWEEWVPKEAILFPHNPTWENFIILFHPEATSYVAFTTVKEPITKALTNSVILSVGGTLLALLTGTLAAYAISRFKAGGDILPQLILMFRMMPPIAAIIPITIMYSAFRWVDTHIGLITAYGLFNIPFVVWLMKSFFDDIPREVDEAALVDGWSYWGVFRRVVLPLTYTGMAVTALFIYILCWSDFLVALTLTNVRCTTIPIFLSVYSQAYGEMYGPLAAVGTFGILPPVILGLAIQKYLVRGFTFGAIKR from the coding sequence ATGGCTAAGAAAAAAGTGAGGAGAATAGTGAAGTTCATAATAATGGGAATTCTACTGGTTCCATTCCTCTTCCCAATATATTGGATGGTCACAACGGCTTTCAAGCCTTGGGAGGAGTGGGTTCCAAAAGAGGCGATTCTATTTCCACATAACCCAACATGGGAGAACTTCATAATTCTATTCCACCCTGAAGCCACCTCCTACGTTGCTTTCACAACAGTGAAAGAACCTATCACGAAAGCCCTGACGAACAGTGTAATCCTATCTGTCGGAGGAACCCTTCTAGCACTATTGACTGGAACCCTAGCAGCATACGCCATATCTAGGTTCAAGGCCGGAGGTGATATTCTCCCGCAGCTAATCCTGATGTTTAGGATGATGCCGCCCATAGCTGCCATCATACCAATAACTATAATGTACTCAGCTTTCAGGTGGGTTGACACCCACATAGGCCTGATAACGGCTTATGGATTGTTCAATATACCCTTCGTCGTCTGGCTTATGAAGAGCTTCTTTGACGATATACCAAGAGAGGTGGATGAGGCTGCACTCGTCGACGGCTGGTCATACTGGGGGGTATTTCGCAGGGTTGTCCTTCCATTAACCTACACAGGGATGGCTGTAACCGCCCTCTTCATATATATCCTGTGCTGGAGTGACTTTCTGGTAGCCTTGACCTTGACGAATGTCAGGTGCACCACAATCCCAATATTCCTATCGGTATACAGTCAGGCTTACGGTGAGATGTATGGCCCCCTAGCTGCTGTGGGAACATTCGGCATACTACCGCCCGTAATCTTGGGCTTGGCAATCCAGAAATATCTAGTCAGAGGATTCACATTCGGGGCAATAAAGAGGTAA
- a CDS encoding 4Fe-4S dicluster domain-containing protein → MGLAESKPIWIARDYSRCSGCRRCEVACSLHHEGRIWPDASRVRIYMLVPGAEFPHLCSQCDDAPCIKSCPVSALTVSKYTGAIIVDDERCTGCGECVEACPGRIPFIHPTKGKAVICDLCNGDPQCVKVCHEGRWDALYLTSRTPMGNEYYHKKLYARRPEEIIKDFVVLIYGEYGEELI, encoded by the coding sequence TTGGGATTGGCTGAGTCTAAACCGATCTGGATAGCGAGAGACTACTCAAGATGCAGCGGTTGCAGAAGATGTGAGGTGGCATGCTCCTTACATCATGAGGGTAGGATATGGCCTGACGCCTCTAGGGTCAGGATATACATGCTCGTACCGGGGGCTGAGTTTCCACATCTATGCTCACAGTGTGATGATGCACCATGTATCAAGTCATGCCCAGTATCAGCCTTAACGGTGAGCAAATATACAGGAGCAATAATTGTCGACGATGAGAGATGCACAGGATGCGGGGAGTGTGTCGAGGCCTGCCCAGGCAGGATCCCATTCATACATCCAACAAAAGGAAAAGCTGTGATATGCGACCTCTGCAACGGTGACCCCCAGTGTGTGAAAGTCTGCCATGAGGGTAGGTGGGACGCCTTATACTTAACGTCGAGGACACCTATGGGGAATGAGTACTATCACAAGAAGCTATACGCTAGAAGGCCTGAGGAGATCATTAAGGACTTCGTGGTTCTAATATATGGAGAGTATGGGGAGGAGTTGATCTAG
- a CDS encoding aldehyde ferredoxin oxidoreductase, translated as MRGYAGKFLEVDLSTGKIQTIKLSDDVLRTYIGGRGLAAKILWDRLGSKWDEVDPLGPENILLVLTGPLTGYYPGGRTCISGKSPQSNGIVGSTIAGEFGVELRCAGWDGIIITGRAAKPSYLFIFDSDVEIKSARHLWGKLGKETLRILLKEGRAELFKRKPRYGEWKNPDVLYIGPAGEKKSRIAVVNGKWSHAAGYGGYGGVMGSKNLKAIVAKGSGPLPEAYDPKRTAELLDKVCRDCMDNDAFRRWGTGYIGFDAGNRTSSEPVRNWQEEWHDKRTFAADRFEERVWIKRYWGDFGCPTTCYKVGMCKVGPFKGAIDDNPDYELQAYLGTNLGIFTPEENVYVASVMDDLGICGINGGNVLGFAGELYQRKILTRKDLGGISLKWGDAKAFAALAHKIARREGIGDVLAEGSYRAALKLGRKKRMDLTKYVVHGKAIACGAHGIRSHLDFPTDIAYACSVQGGDHTSVAQLPLEGANSELRTLLYDSGVFCWFNVFAVDEPIIWEFLEAVTGWGITKEEWYSRLAPSTINIQRAALLIGGPDLKWRPREDDENPPRFYEPLPSGPKKGEKIVWEKFDEMRREYYQALGWDERGIPKTETLKALGLADVDRVLREKLKEK; from the coding sequence ATGAGAGGTTACGCAGGAAAGTTTCTTGAAGTAGATCTATCCACCGGAAAGATTCAGACGATAAAGCTCAGCGACGACGTATTGAGAACCTACATTGGTGGCAGGGGTCTAGCTGCAAAGATCCTTTGGGACAGACTAGGCTCCAAATGGGATGAAGTGGACCCGCTGGGTCCAGAGAACATACTGTTGGTTCTCACAGGCCCCCTCACAGGATATTATCCAGGTGGGAGAACATGCATATCGGGAAAGTCTCCCCAGAGCAACGGAATAGTAGGCTCAACCATAGCCGGCGAGTTCGGTGTCGAACTGAGGTGTGCAGGATGGGATGGAATAATCATAACTGGAAGAGCTGCCAAACCAAGCTACCTATTCATATTTGACTCAGACGTTGAGATAAAGAGCGCTAGACACTTATGGGGTAAGCTCGGGAAAGAGACCCTTAGGATCCTGCTCAAGGAGGGTAGGGCTGAACTCTTCAAGAGGAAGCCTAGATACGGTGAATGGAAGAATCCTGATGTTTTGTATATCGGCCCAGCAGGTGAGAAGAAGTCGAGAATAGCTGTTGTCAATGGGAAATGGAGCCACGCGGCGGGATATGGTGGTTACGGAGGTGTCATGGGCTCAAAGAACTTGAAGGCGATAGTTGCCAAAGGTTCAGGACCCCTCCCTGAAGCCTATGATCCGAAGAGGACAGCTGAACTTTTGGATAAGGTGTGCAGGGACTGCATGGACAACGATGCTTTCAGAAGGTGGGGCACAGGCTACATAGGCTTCGACGCAGGGAACAGGACGAGTTCAGAGCCTGTGAGGAACTGGCAGGAGGAGTGGCATGACAAGAGGACTTTCGCAGCAGATAGGTTTGAGGAGAGGGTCTGGATAAAACGTTACTGGGGAGACTTCGGATGTCCAACAACATGCTACAAGGTAGGAATGTGCAAGGTAGGCCCATTCAAAGGAGCCATAGACGACAATCCAGACTATGAGTTGCAAGCATATCTAGGCACAAACCTTGGAATATTCACTCCTGAGGAGAACGTCTATGTGGCAAGTGTGATGGATGATTTGGGCATATGCGGCATCAACGGTGGAAACGTCCTAGGATTCGCAGGCGAACTATATCAGAGGAAGATTTTGACGAGGAAGGATCTTGGTGGGATATCTTTGAAATGGGGTGACGCAAAGGCCTTCGCAGCCCTAGCGCATAAAATAGCCCGCAGAGAGGGCATAGGAGACGTCTTGGCCGAAGGGAGTTACAGGGCAGCTTTAAAGTTAGGCAGAAAGAAGAGGATGGACTTGACAAAGTACGTGGTCCATGGGAAGGCGATAGCGTGTGGGGCTCACGGAATCAGAAGCCACCTAGACTTTCCGACAGACATAGCCTATGCATGCTCGGTTCAAGGTGGAGACCACACGTCAGTAGCTCAGCTGCCCCTGGAAGGAGCGAACAGTGAGTTGAGGACCCTCCTCTACGATTCAGGGGTCTTCTGCTGGTTCAACGTATTTGCAGTCGATGAGCCTATCATCTGGGAGTTTCTCGAAGCAGTCACCGGATGGGGGATAACCAAGGAGGAGTGGTACAGCCGACTGGCACCTTCAACAATAAACATTCAAAGAGCCGCCCTGCTCATTGGAGGTCCAGACCTGAAGTGGAGGCCGAGAGAGGACGATGAGAATCCGCCGAGATTCTATGAACCTCTACCGTCAGGACCAAAGAAGGGTGAGAAGATAGTGTGGGAGAAATTCGATGAGATGAGGAGGGAATACTACCAAGCCCTAGGCTGGGATGAGAGGGGGATCCCAAAGACTGAGACGTTGAAGGCTTTGGGTCTAGCAGACGTGGACAGGGTATTGAGGGAGAAGCTCAAAGAAAAGTAA
- a CDS encoding acetamidase/formamidase family protein, with translation MKHLRQKTHHYTLSPHAEPTMTVTPGETVIVETLDNVGNRVDSEMDKDKIRPPLNPLSGPIYIEGAERGDALEIIIENIKPTRDFGWTGQTSEWGFIEMGSPIWNIFKDAIPTEIKICRIQGDKVTFPLKNGNTIDLPLRPIVGTIGTAPEAEVQSTTPGPYGGNMDCQEVRPKNRLYLPVYVEGGLLYLGDIHALQGHGELGGAPIEIPSETTLIINLVKEKTIGWPRIVSEDHLVTVGSSKPTEAAIKTALAEMVGWLMSDYSMDIWDANLLLTATAEIECSQITNPLYTAALKMPKSFLPK, from the coding sequence TTGAAGCACCTAAGACAGAAGACACATCACTACACATTAAGTCCCCACGCAGAGCCTACTATGACAGTCACTCCAGGCGAGACGGTAATTGTTGAAACCCTCGACAACGTAGGTAACCGAGTCGACTCAGAGATGGATAAGGACAAGATCAGGCCGCCACTGAATCCATTGTCAGGACCAATATATATTGAAGGGGCTGAAAGAGGCGACGCGTTAGAGATCATAATCGAAAACATTAAACCTACAAGAGATTTCGGATGGACGGGTCAAACATCTGAATGGGGATTCATAGAGATGGGCAGCCCAATATGGAACATATTCAAAGATGCGATACCAACAGAGATCAAGATATGTAGAATACAAGGTGATAAGGTAACATTTCCATTAAAGAATGGAAACACTATCGATCTTCCTCTGAGACCAATCGTGGGAACCATAGGGACCGCACCTGAGGCTGAGGTCCAAAGCACCACCCCAGGACCATATGGAGGGAACATGGACTGCCAAGAGGTCAGACCGAAAAATAGACTCTACCTCCCAGTATATGTTGAGGGGGGTCTTCTATATTTGGGCGACATTCACGCCCTACAGGGACACGGCGAATTGGGAGGAGCGCCCATAGAGATTCCATCCGAAACAACTTTAATCATAAACTTAGTTAAGGAAAAGACCATAGGGTGGCCACGCATAGTCTCTGAAGATCACTTAGTTACTGTTGGAAGCTCAAAGCCCACAGAAGCTGCCATCAAAACTGCGCTTGCCGAAATGGTCGGTTGGTTGATGAGCGATTATAGCATGGACATTTGGGATGCGAACCTCCTACTAACAGCGACAGCGGAGATCGAGTGCAGCCAGATAACCAATCCCCTCTACACAGCAGCTCTAAAGATGCCGAAGAGTTTCCTTCCAAAATAA
- a CDS encoding PD40 domain-containing protein → MPFGCHPASAAFPGVNGKIVFYSDRDGYWRLYSINPDGSDLTQLTHGIMDGEPSWSPDGSRIVFTGWDDGDPEIYLIDQDGSNRLQLTFNSVWDGEASWSPDGRRIVYTSWNETTAVHIMNLDGSNRTRLTRTLAHEQHPAWSPDGSKIVFSSNRDGDYEIYIMNPDGKDIRKLTDNTADDYSPSWSPDGRKIVFVSDRVTSTNPEGDPEIFLMDFEGGNVTQLTFNSVDDGDPAFSPDGRRIAFTRREIKYWPFVGWQLCVMETDGSNQMELTDTRAIIGSRGGSNWGPNWQPLRNRYYNIKLVLTGGSRIMLGNTTYGNITLSMKPGTYKVRMEAQPGFELTRWETTGGVSVNRPDMAETACTVLGDGSLKAVVAPTKVGGPILPTIWPWVRIDQIVYPPEAGSISSIPEPTYGLITNPWATHYRYNTSITFIATTRDPRAWEFVEWELPGGSKTVDNPLNIVAVHDGYVKAIFRKRTVVEAPSQSD, encoded by the coding sequence GTGCCATTTGGCTGTCACCCAGCTTCAGCAGCCTTCCCAGGAGTCAATGGAAAAATAGTATTCTACAGTGACAGGGATGGATACTGGAGGTTATACTCCATCAACCCTGACGGTTCAGATCTGACTCAGCTGACCCATGGGATAATGGATGGTGAACCATCATGGTCTCCAGACGGGTCCAGAATAGTCTTCACAGGTTGGGATGACGGCGATCCTGAAATATATTTAATAGATCAGGATGGGTCGAATAGACTTCAACTCACATTCAACAGCGTATGGGATGGGGAGGCTTCCTGGTCCCCTGATGGCCGCAGAATAGTCTATACGAGCTGGAACGAAACAACTGCAGTACATATTATGAATCTTGACGGGTCGAATAGGACTAGGCTGACCCGTACCCTTGCCCATGAGCAGCATCCAGCATGGTCCCCAGACGGTTCTAAGATAGTCTTCTCAAGCAACAGGGACGGCGACTATGAGATATACATTATGAACCCTGATGGAAAAGATATCAGAAAACTAACAGACAATACAGCAGATGACTACTCTCCATCCTGGTCGCCGGATGGACGGAAGATAGTCTTTGTGAGTGACAGAGTAACCAGCACAAACCCTGAAGGTGATCCTGAAATCTTCTTGATGGATTTTGAAGGTGGGAATGTAACTCAACTTACATTCAATTCGGTTGATGACGGCGATCCAGCGTTCTCCCCGGATGGAAGGAGGATAGCGTTCACAAGACGTGAGATTAAGTATTGGCCATTTGTAGGATGGCAGTTATGCGTTATGGAAACTGATGGGTCGAACCAAATGGAACTTACGGATACAAGGGCGATCATAGGTTCTAGGGGAGGTTCGAACTGGGGTCCCAACTGGCAACCGTTAAGAAACAGATATTACAATATAAAACTCGTATTGACCGGCGGCTCCAGAATAATGCTTGGCAACACAACCTACGGCAACATAACATTATCTATGAAACCAGGAACATACAAGGTGAGGATGGAGGCCCAGCCTGGCTTCGAACTCACCAGATGGGAGACAACTGGAGGAGTATCCGTAAATAGGCCGGATATGGCTGAGACAGCATGCACTGTCTTAGGCGACGGCTCATTGAAGGCTGTTGTGGCCCCAACAAAGGTTGGGGGCCCAATCTTACCTACAATCTGGCCTTGGGTGAGAATAGATCAAATAGTCTATCCGCCTGAGGCAGGCTCAATAAGCAGTATACCTGAACCTACATATGGGCTGATAACAAATCCATGGGCCACCCACTACAGATACAACACATCAATAACTTTCATAGCAACCACCAGAGATCCTAGAGCCTGGGAGTTTGTTGAGTGGGAGTTGCCTGGTGGCTCTAAGACAGTGGATAACCCCCTAAACATTGTAGCTGTTCATGACGGATATGTGAAGGCCATATTTCGCAAAAGAACAGTTGTTGAAGCGCCATCCCAAAGTGACTGA